A single genomic interval of Rhizobium leguminosarum bv. trifolii WSM1325 harbors:
- a CDS encoding cysteine synthase A (TIGRFAM: cysteine synthase A; cysteine synthase~PFAM: Pyridoxal-5'-phosphate-dependent protein beta subunit~KEGG: rec:RHECIAT_CH0000364 cysteine synthase protein): protein MSHKPGRGRIYSSITETIGDTPLVRFDKLAREKGVVANLIGKLEFFNPIASVKDRIGVAMIEGLEAQGKITPGKTVLIEPTSGNTGIALAFAAAAKGYRLILTMPETMSVERRKMLALLGAELVLTEGPKGMKGAIAKAEELASSLPDAVIPQQFENPDNPEIHRKTTAEEIWNDTDGTVDMVVSGIGTGGTITGVGQVLKSRKPEIKIIAVEPADSPILSGGNPGPHKIQGIGAGFAPKILDTGIYDEVVTVTNDEAFEQARLVARLEGVPVGISSGAALTAAIKVGVRPENAGKNIVIIIPSFAERYLSTALFEGLGS from the coding sequence ATGTCGCACAAGCCCGGCCGCGGCCGCATCTATTCCTCGATCACCGAGACCATCGGCGACACGCCGCTCGTGCGCTTCGACAAGCTGGCGCGGGAAAAGGGTGTCGTGGCGAACCTGATCGGCAAGCTCGAATTCTTCAACCCGATCGCCTCCGTCAAGGACCGCATCGGCGTCGCGATGATCGAGGGCCTCGAAGCGCAAGGCAAGATCACCCCCGGCAAGACGGTGCTGATCGAGCCGACCTCCGGCAACACAGGCATCGCGCTCGCCTTTGCAGCCGCCGCCAAGGGTTATCGGCTGATCCTCACCATGCCGGAAACGATGTCGGTCGAGCGCCGCAAGATGCTGGCGCTGCTCGGCGCCGAACTGGTGCTGACCGAGGGACCGAAGGGCATGAAGGGCGCCATCGCCAAGGCCGAGGAACTGGCGTCCTCGCTTCCCGATGCCGTCATTCCGCAGCAGTTCGAAAACCCTGATAATCCGGAGATCCACCGCAAGACGACGGCCGAGGAAATCTGGAACGATACCGACGGCACGGTCGACATGGTCGTCTCCGGCATCGGCACCGGCGGCACGATCACCGGCGTCGGCCAGGTGCTAAAGAGCCGCAAGCCCGAGATCAAGATCATCGCCGTCGAGCCGGCCGATTCGCCGATCCTCTCCGGCGGCAATCCCGGTCCGCACAAGATCCAGGGCATCGGCGCCGGCTTCGCGCCGAAGATCCTCGATACCGGCATCTATGACGAGGTCGTCACCGTGACCAATGACGAAGCCTTCGAACAGGCGCGGCTCGTCGCCCGGCTCGAAGGCGTGCCGGTCGGCATCTCCTCGGGTGCGGCACTGACGGCGGCGATCAAGGTCGGCGTCCGTCCCGAGAACGCCGGCAAGAACATCGTCATCATCATCCCCTCCTTTGCCGAGCGTTATCTGTCGACGGCGCTGTTTGAGGGGCTGGGGAGCTGA
- a CDS encoding Lysine exporter protein (LYSE/YGGA) (PFAM: Lysine exporter protein (LYSE/YGGA)~KEGG: rec:RHECIAT_CH0000365 probable amino acid efflux protein, LysE family) gives MVQQTYSLWLWTDQRQSIDEEAALAYRWAVEALRVKKMSLTVLITYAGALFIAAAIPGPGITAIVARALGSNFRETFFMGLGLVLGDMAYLTAVILGLAFVAQTFTEVFITIKIAGVLYLGYIAWKLWTAGLLPQDIAARKSTNIGLSFLSGLLVTLGNPKTMLFYVALVPTLIDIGNIGLRDYALLLTATFVVLIVVLVPYMLLASRARTMLREPRALQALNRVAAGILAGTAAFIATRAA, from the coding sequence ATGGTCCAGCAGACCTATTCCTTGTGGTTATGGACCGATCAGCGCCAAAGCATTGATGAGGAAGCGGCGCTTGCCTATAGATGGGCGGTGGAAGCCCTGAGGGTTAAGAAGATGAGCCTCACCGTCCTGATCACCTATGCCGGAGCGCTGTTCATCGCCGCGGCCATTCCGGGACCCGGGATCACCGCGATCGTTGCGCGTGCGCTCGGCTCGAATTTCCGCGAGACCTTCTTCATGGGCCTCGGCCTGGTGCTCGGCGACATGGCCTATCTGACAGCGGTCATTCTCGGCCTTGCCTTCGTGGCGCAAACCTTCACCGAGGTGTTCATAACAATCAAGATCGCCGGCGTCCTCTATCTCGGCTACATCGCCTGGAAACTCTGGACGGCGGGGCTGTTGCCGCAGGATATCGCGGCGCGGAAATCCACCAATATCGGCCTATCCTTCCTCTCCGGCCTGCTGGTGACGCTCGGCAATCCGAAGACGATGCTCTTCTATGTCGCGCTGGTGCCGACGCTGATCGATATCGGCAATATCGGCCTGCGAGACTATGCGCTCCTGCTCACCGCCACCTTCGTGGTGCTGATCGTCGTGCTCGTGCCCTATATGCTGCTTGCCTCGCGGGCCCGCACGATGCTGAGAGAGCCGCGGGCCTTGCAGGCGCTAAACCGGGTTGCCGCCGGCATCCTTGCCGGCACGGCTGCCTTCATCGCCACGCGGGCGGCCTGA